In a genomic window of Erinaceus europaeus chromosome 12, mEriEur2.1, whole genome shotgun sequence:
- the FAM107A gene encoding actin-associated protein FAM107A isoform X2: protein MYSEIQRERSDIGGLMACPEHREWNPELIKPKKLLNPVKASRSHQELHRELLMNHRRGIGVDNKPELQRVLEHRRRNQLIKKKKEEMEAKRLQCPFEQELLRRQQRLNQLEKPVEKEEDHAPEFIRVRENLRRIATLTSEERVL, encoded by the exons ATGTACTCAGAGATCCAGAGGGAGCGATCAGATATTGGGGGCCTCATGGCATGCCCAGAGCACCGAGAGTGGAACCCGGAGCTCATCAAGCCCAAGAAACTGCTGAACCCTGTGAAAGCCTCCCGGAGCCACCAGGAGCTACATCGAGAGCTACTTATGAACCACAGAAG GGGCATTGGTGtggacaacaagccagagctgcaGCGAGTGCTGGAGCATCGCAGGCGCAACCAGCTcatcaagaagaagaaggaggagatggaggccaAGCGGCTGCAGTGCCCCTTCGAACAGGAGCTGCTGAGGCGGCAGCAGAGGCTGAACCAG ctggAGAAGcctgtggagaaggaggaggaccaCGCCCCCGAATTTATCAGAGTCCGGGAGAACCTTCGAAGAATCGCAACTCTGACCAGTGAAGAGAGAGTGCTGTAG